GGATAAACGAATCTAAATAATAATTTGTTTTTTTCTCCAACATAAAAAATTGGTCCATATCAATATTCATATATTTGTGAAAATTATAAAGGAAATCCCAGTATACTTCCTTGAAGCCACGAAACCATTCTAACTTTAGCGTTGATGTTAAATCACTTTTTGCCCAAGAAATCCCATGTTCTTTTGCCAAGTAAATCAGTTCATGCTCTGAATCCTCTTGGATATAATCAATGATTTTGTGTGTCGATTCAAACAAGTGATCCTCATCAAACGGTGAGCCTTTCACTTCTGGTAAAATACTTTTTATTTTTTCTTTGAGAATACGCTCAAAATGCTCTTTATTATATGTAATAAATTCACTAAACGAATGCCCATCGATATATGTTAATTTATCCAACGCAACCAACCTCATTTCTTTTTTTTCAATTATTGGAAAAATAATTGTAAATGTAGTTCCAACATTTACTTTACTTGTCACATTCACTTTTGCACCGTGCTTATATAAGGTTGAAAAAATTTGTGTGACACCCATTCCTGTACCTTCATCCTTTGTTGAAAAGAAAGGTGTGCCTAGCATTTCTAATTTATCTTCGGGGATCCCTACGCCTGTATCTTCAACAATAATAATTAATTCCGAATTCTCTCGATAATAATCTAACGTAATAGAGCCTTCTTCAGGAATGGCTTCAAAAGCATTTTTAAATAAATTGAAAAATGCTTTTTTTAATGCGTTTTTCTGACCATAAATGATTGTATCTTTATCTTTATACTCTTTGATAATTTCCACCCGATACACTTGGTCCTGAAACAATGAAAGGATAGATTCAAGCTCTGAATACAAATTAATGTTAATAAAAGCTTCTTCATTTTGTTCTGGCTTTGATACTTGAAGCAAATCATTTAATGTATCAATGGCGTGATCTAATTCATTTAAAGCAATATCAACATACGTATTCGCTTCTTCCTGTTGGATTAATTGTAAAAAGCCTTTTACGGATGTAAGTGGGTTCCTAACTTCATGTGCAATTCCAGCGGAAACTTCTCCTATTGAAGCTAGCCTGCTTAACCTAACTTTTTCATTTTCATCGACTTGTTGATGTGCATGATTCCCATTTAATCGCAAGAATCGTCGTCCCCCCTTTTTCATTTTTTTCAATATGAAACTCGTCCATTAGTGTTTTGACCCCTCGTAAGCCTAACCCTAATCCTTTGGGCTGTGTTCTCTTTTTACCGACCAAGATCTCTTCAAGGTTGCCAATCCCAGGGCCACAATCCTTGACGACAATTTTAATGCCATGACTTATAACTTCACATAAAAACCAGCCTTTACCGTTTGCATGATCTATAATATTTCTCGTCAACTCAGAAATGCTAACTAAAATTTTTTGTTCATCAACTGCCGAAAATGAACAGCGAGCTAACATTGATCGGACAGCTGTTACGGTAATTAAAATATCTTGCTCATTATTAATCGTTATTTTTTTAAGTTTTTGCATACCAAGCCCCTCCGCCAACAACTAACAGGAAGCAGGAAACATCCACAAATCAAATATTACCATATTTTCTTTCAAGTAGAATTTTTAAGAAGTTAGGTAAAATTTATTAGTTTCTAACACTTCCTTAGGTTAAATGAATGATAGTATAATGTACTCATTATAACAAATTATTTAAAATATTCCAAAAGTAATACCATTCCAACTATAGATGGATTATTCAAAATATTTTGTGACATAAAGTTTTAACTCTAAATCATAGTGGTCTAGGTATAAATGCATAACAAGCTTAATAAACTAGTCCTTTATTCTCGTTTTTATATTTTATCTAACGTTGACTAAACTGGAAAAGATTAGGCAGTTGCTTAATTTCTAGAAAACATAGTCATTTACCCAATCTCAACCTGCCTCGCTGACATAGATGTATTGTGTAAGCAACAAAAGGAGGTGTTCTTGAATGAGCGGAGTTGCCGGAGCAGGTTATTTCGGAGGATTTGCGTTAATCGTTGTCTTGTTCATCTTGTTAATCATCGTCGGTGCAGGTGGTTATTTAGGTTACTAATGTAAAAGAAAGAACAGATAACGAGTAATAAAAGGAGGAGTGACCTCATGTACGGACCAGGTTATGGTGTAGGAGCAGGTGCAGGATTCGATTATGGTGCTGGTGCAGGTTATGGTTATGGGGCACCTGGATGCCACACAACGTATGCGGCACCAGCTGCAGGATACGGTGCAGGACGCGGTTTTGCATTAATCGTCGTGCTATTTATCCTGCTAATTATCGTTGGTGCATCTAGATTGGGTTACTAATTTAGTGAACCATAGAACCTATCCAAAGAAAAACGCGGGTAGGCCCTACCAACAAAGTATAAAGGTTATCAGCATGAGCCCTTCCACTTTTTCAGTGCTTGCATAGAATGTAAGTGAAACGAATGAAAAGGAGGTTTCTCAATGGGTGCTGTAGGATATGGCGGCGGTTTTGCGTTAATTGTCGTGCTGTTCATCCTCTTGATCATCGTCGGTGCATCTTGGGGTTGGTAATGGAATGATAAAAGGGGCTGTTTTCTGACAGCCCCTTTCTGCTTACATTCATTAACGGCCAACCTTCTTCTTTTGAAAGATTTCTTTTTGACCGGTAACCTGTACTGTAAAATCAACAGATACGTTAAATTCTGCATTTTGCCAACCACTATCATGCCACCCTAGCTCTTCATAGAATTCGTAATCATCTACCCATATTCGTTGGCCAAGTAACCACGGTTCCACATTGAGTTCTTGCATCTTGGTAATTGTTCGTTCAACCTCAGCTTTGATTTCTTCTTCCATTTTCTCTTCAATCTTTTTTATGAAACCAATCTCAGCTTCAACCATCGGGCGACTTAATTCCACAACATCACCAGAACCACGAAGCTCTAACTCAAATTGGACAGGATTGGTTTTCTGAAAAGAAAGCTTTGGGGTAAATTCCACCCGTGTTAACGCAACCTTTATTTCTTCCCCCTCTTCTTCTAGTGTAATCGAATAGTTCATAAACTCTAAACGCTCATTCTTTAACAGTTGACTCACACTAACTTCCGATTTTGCTAATTCACCAACGAGTTGATGATCCTTAAACACACCCATTCCTTCAATCATTAGTCCCTCTTCAGTTAATGTTCCAACTGGAATTGTTGCTGCTCGTGACACTGTTGTACTGTCACGTAAATATTCAAACAATTTCGTATCTCTTGAACGACCAATTTTTTGGTCAGCGTCAAAAAAACGATCTAAATAGAGAGACGGAAGATTAACTAATGGTGATTCGGTATTAATAAATGTTTCTGCATCGACTTCTTTGATTACTAAGAGCAGCACTCGACTAGCGATTGCCGAATCACGACTCAGCTGATCGAGTACAGGTTCGAGGTTTTCTTTTGCCACCTCTTCAGAAATCGTTACAACTTTTAATTGCCCGAGAAAAAGAACAGTCGGTGTAATCGCTTCGATGTTTGCTAGCGCATCTTGAATCGAATCCCCTTCTTCTGATTTCACTTCAAACTCCCGTGTCAATTCGGCTCCACCACTACTACCAGCACCTCCAAAGATTGGGATTTGCACACCAACACTATATTCCTCCACGTCCCCTTTATCGATCGCTAATCCAAGAATCAATGAACGGTCATCTAATTCTCTTAGGTCTGTTTGACAACCGCTACACAGGACGAGAAGACTCATAAAAAGAATCATCCTACGACGAAATATTCGTATCATCTTTAGGTGTCCCTCGCTTCTTTTTTAATGTCAGAAAAATCAATAGAAGGGTTGGCATCACAAATCCGTACAAAATTAAGTTAATGTTATGAAATGCCCATTGATCGATAATAAATTCCGGCGTCATTAGTGATAACATGTAAATGACAGCTAAATAAATAACGATAAAAAGGTTTTGATTCACCACTGGCCACGCTTTTTTCGTTATATAGACCATAAACCATGTGTGTACAATGAATAATTTGTAAAAAGAAACGATCCAAAATCCGATAAATAATAAATCTAATCGTTCTAATAACCCTGTACGCGTTTCGATTGACTGCGTTAACGCTGTGATCGGCGATAGCAATTGCATCGCATGATCAAAGCCAAACGTACCTAAGACACCTAAACTAAGTCCACTATAAATAATAACAATCATGATTAAGCTCAGGTTCATCGGGGCTAATATCGCTTCCCCCTTTCTCATATACACTAAAAAGGCCAAAGTAGGCACAATGGCAGCATAACGTGCCATATCTGAGACAGAGCTTTTTAAAAAAGTAACTACATCTGTGGAAAACACCGGTGCCACAAAAATCCATTTAAAATAATCTTGAAAAAACGCCATGACAATGACACTTAATAGGACAAGGATCTCTAAAACGACAAAATAAACAGCAAAACGAGTGATCGCAATGATCCCATAATACACACCAACACCTGCAATGATGAAAAAAGGAAGTAAGACCATCCATTCAGGTGTGACCTTAAGTAAATGGACTTGAACAATCTCTGATAAACCGTTCGTTACTCGTGCTGCACTTAAAATCGTCCCAATAATAAAATAGAAAATGACTACAAAATAGAGCCACCCCCAAAGATGATCTTTCAGTGCTTTAAAAAAATCATAATCGGGGTATCTTTTCGTGAATAAAGAGATCAACCAAAGCATCAAAAAAAACGGTATTGAGACGACAAGTAGTTTTAACCAACTGCTCCTAATCTCTTCTCCAGAAACATATGGCAAAAACAAAACACCTAATGTTACTGTCGTACAAAACATAAACGCAAAGAGATCAAAGGCGC
The nucleotide sequence above comes from Desertibacillus haloalkaliphilus. Encoded proteins:
- a CDS encoding YjcZ family sporulation protein, which gives rise to MGAVGYGGGFALIVVLFILLIIVGASWGW
- a CDS encoding ATP-binding protein — encoded protein: MQKLKKITINNEQDILITVTAVRSMLARCSFSAVDEQKILVSISELTRNIIDHANGKGWFLCEVISHGIKIVVKDCGPGIGNLEEILVGKKRTQPKGLGLGLRGVKTLMDEFHIEKNEKGGTTILAIKWESCTSTSR
- a CDS encoding ATP-binding protein — its product is MRLNGNHAHQQVDENEKVRLSRLASIGEVSAGIAHEVRNPLTSVKGFLQLIQQEEANTYVDIALNELDHAIDTLNDLLQVSKPEQNEEAFININLYSELESILSLFQDQVYRVEIIKEYKDKDTIIYGQKNALKKAFFNLFKNAFEAIPEEGSITLDYYRENSELIIIVEDTGVGIPEDKLEMLGTPFFSTKDEGTGMGVTQIFSTLYKHGAKVNVTSKVNVGTTFTIIFPIIEKKEMRLVALDKLTYIDGHSFSEFITYNKEHFERILKEKIKSILPEVKGSPFDEDHLFESTHKIIDYIQEDSEHELIYLAKEHGISWAKSDLTSTLKLEWFRGFKEVYWDFLYNFHKYMNIDMDQFFMLEKKTNYYLDSFIHHYFISYNEYNNKVLHSQREVIEELSVPMIPISDAVAILPIVGTMDTFRAKKLQEKSLAEIERLKLKKVIIDLSGVAYLDTAVVQHLFNIVNGYKVMGCDTVLTGIRSEIANTMVELGIPLGDRIETIVDLKSALEEYNVTM
- a CDS encoding YjcZ family sporulation protein, with the translated sequence MSGVAGAGYFGGFALIVVLFILLIIVGAGGYLGY
- a CDS encoding Ger(x)C family spore germination protein encodes the protein MIRIFRRRMILFMSLLVLCSGCQTDLRELDDRSLILGLAIDKGDVEEYSVGVQIPIFGGAGSSGGAELTREFEVKSEEGDSIQDALANIEAITPTVLFLGQLKVVTISEEVAKENLEPVLDQLSRDSAIASRVLLLVIKEVDAETFINTESPLVNLPSLYLDRFFDADQKIGRSRDTKLFEYLRDSTTVSRAATIPVGTLTEEGLMIEGMGVFKDHQLVGELAKSEVSVSQLLKNERLEFMNYSITLEEEGEEIKVALTRVEFTPKLSFQKTNPVQFELELRGSGDVVELSRPMVEAEIGFIKKIEEKMEEEIKAEVERTITKMQELNVEPWLLGQRIWVDDYEFYEELGWHDSGWQNAEFNVSVDFTVQVTGQKEIFQKKKVGR
- a CDS encoding GerAB/ArcD/ProY family transporter, with the translated sequence MEIKRQFRAFDLFAFMFCTTVTLGVLFLPYVSGEEIRSSWLKLLVVSIPFFLMLWLISLFTKRYPDYDFFKALKDHLWGWLYFVVIFYFIIGTILSAARVTNGLSEIVQVHLLKVTPEWMVLLPFFIIAGVGVYYGIIAITRFAVYFVVLEILVLLSVIVMAFFQDYFKWIFVAPVFSTDVVTFLKSSVSDMARYAAIVPTLAFLVYMRKGEAILAPMNLSLIMIVIIYSGLSLGVLGTFGFDHAMQLLSPITALTQSIETRTGLLERLDLLFIGFWIVSFYKLFIVHTWFMVYITKKAWPVVNQNLFIVIYLAVIYMLSLMTPEFIIDQWAFHNINLILYGFVMPTLLLIFLTLKKKRGTPKDDTNISS